A single region of the Candidatus Binatia bacterium genome encodes:
- the lipB gene encoding lipoyl(octanoyl) transferase LipB, producing MTLKPARLLDLGLRPYREVWELQHRVHEAVRLGHEPDTWIAVEHPPVVTMGRQAKDENVRLSRDELERLGVDLVAIERGGDVTYHGPGQLVVYPILRLERFRAVVPLVRALEGAVIETCARFGVATERWDAHAGVWAGRNQICAIGLAIRKMASLHGIALNVCTNLDYDRLIAPCGLADRGITSLSAETGRAITVAEAKRALVEELARSFDVAFEETRLVA from the coding sequence GTGACGCTGAAACCAGCGCGACTGCTCGACTTGGGTTTGCGCCCCTATCGCGAGGTCTGGGAGTTGCAGCACCGCGTGCACGAAGCCGTGCGCCTCGGGCACGAACCGGACACGTGGATCGCCGTCGAGCATCCGCCGGTCGTAACGATGGGCCGTCAGGCGAAAGACGAGAACGTCCGCTTATCGCGGGATGAACTCGAGCGGCTCGGCGTCGATCTCGTCGCGATCGAGCGGGGCGGCGACGTCACCTATCACGGACCCGGGCAACTCGTCGTCTATCCGATCCTGCGGCTCGAGCGCTTTCGCGCGGTCGTTCCGCTCGTGCGCGCGCTCGAAGGCGCGGTCATCGAGACCTGCGCGCGCTTCGGCGTCGCCACGGAGCGTTGGGACGCGCACGCCGGCGTCTGGGCGGGGCGCAACCAGATCTGCGCGATCGGACTTGCAATTCGAAAGATGGCATCGCTGCACGGGATCGCGCTCAACGTCTGCACGAACCTCGATTACGATCGCTTGATCGCGCCGTGCGGCCTCGCCGATCGCGGGATCACGTCGCTGAGCGCGGAGACGGGGCGCGCGATTACCGTCGCCGAGGCGAAGCGCGCGCTCGTCGAGGAGCTGGCGCGAAGCTTCGACGTCGCGTTCGAAGAGACGCGGCTGGTGGCGTGA
- the lipA gene encoding lipoyl synthase encodes MIEVDLIARPFDTPATRATQGDTGGRKPPWLRVSLPSGDEYERVKAEVNALGLHTVCREAACPNLAECWGLGTATIMILGDLCTRGCRFCNVKTGNPRGEIDWLEPQRVAEAVRELGWKYLVLTAVDRDDLPDGGALIFANTVRAIRERAPGARVEILSGDYRGDLRAVDIVVDAKPDVFAHNLETVRRLTPSVRDKRAKYDQSLAVLAHAKRRAPQRYTKTSIMLGLGETQDEIESAMDDARAVGVDIFTMGQYLQPSKKHLPVVEFLSPGEFERLGAIAKRRGFHQVVSSPLSRSSYHAEQAF; translated from the coding sequence ATGATCGAAGTTGATTTGATTGCGCGACCCTTCGACACGCCCGCTACGCGGGCTACTCAGGGTGACACTGGGGGGAGAAAGCCGCCGTGGCTGCGCGTCTCGCTGCCGAGCGGCGACGAGTACGAACGCGTGAAGGCCGAGGTCAACGCGTTGGGGCTCCACACCGTCTGCAGAGAGGCGGCCTGCCCGAATCTCGCCGAGTGCTGGGGTCTGGGCACGGCGACGATCATGATTCTCGGCGACCTCTGCACGCGCGGCTGCCGCTTCTGCAACGTCAAGACCGGCAATCCGCGCGGCGAGATAGATTGGCTCGAGCCGCAGCGCGTGGCGGAAGCCGTGCGCGAGCTCGGCTGGAAGTATCTCGTTCTCACGGCGGTGGATCGCGACGATCTGCCCGACGGCGGCGCCCTGATCTTTGCGAATACCGTGCGCGCGATTCGCGAGCGCGCGCCCGGAGCGCGCGTCGAGATCCTCAGCGGCGATTATCGCGGCGATCTCCGCGCCGTGGACATCGTCGTGGACGCCAAGCCCGACGTCTTCGCGCACAATTTGGAGACCGTGCGGCGCCTGACGCCCTCCGTGCGCGACAAGCGCGCGAAGTACGACCAATCGCTGGCGGTGCTCGCGCACGCGAAGCGGCGCGCCCCGCAGCGTTACACGAAGACCTCGATCATGCTCGGGCTCGGCGAGACGCAGGACGAGATCGAGAGCGCGATGGACGATGCGCGCGCCGTCGGCGTGGACATCTTCACGATGGGGCAGTACCTGCAGCCGAGCAAGAAGCATCTGCCGGTCGTCGAGTTCCTCAGCCCGGGCGAGTTCGAGCGTCTCGGCGCGATCGCGAAGCGCAGGGGCTTCCACCAGGTCGTCTCGAGCCCGCTCTCGCGCAGCTCCTACCACGCGGAGCAGGCGTTTTAA
- a CDS encoding efflux RND transporter permease subunit, translating to MTKVFLTRPVLAAVCSLLILISGLVVLPAMAVSQYPQIAPPVVTITAVYTGASPQAVEAQVTTPLEQAVNTVQGLRYLSSTSAQGLSTITCTFNLGVNLDIAAADVQNSVQSSLGQLPATVQQVGIQVAKSSNNWVLGVSLTSDRKSLDTLTMSNYAQLNVSNNLSRVPGVSQVIIFGQRQYAMRVWLNPIKLQQQGLDATDVVTALQEQNAAVAAGSIGAPPSPKNQPYTYTVNALTQLSDPKEFANIILRANPNGGYVKLGDVARIELGAQSYTTDLRFDGSDRVVGLGVQQYPNANAIDVARRVVDEMNQLAPQFPTGMHWTVAFDVTTYVNESIKEVVLTLLLSIALVIGVIYLFLQHPKSTLIPAATIPVSLIGTFFVMQMFGFTINTITLFGLTLATGLVVDDAIVVIENIARHMEMNKGKQSGIASAAEAMREIQSAVVASSLVLLAVFIPVGFLPGTTGQIYKQFALTIAASITISLFQALTLAPVLSARLLSGEYESKARFFRAFNEGFKRFRDWYGRELPQMFRNRWPIAAVFAGALLLTIFLAGKTPQGFLPDEDLGYFIVLVQTPEGTSLDGEQRIAKKAEAIIRAQPEIKHLFDIGGFGFSGSAPNRGIMFALLNPWGERTTPPWCQLIFLFAHPDACTPHSAFAVEQRLNYAFYTQVPEAQIFAFNPPAINGVGNFGGFQFELEDRGNVGLDNLMNTAYAIMGAAAKDPRLQNVFTQFRINSPQIESTIDRDKAKSIGVSLQDIFTTMEVDLGSLYVNNFTYLNRSWQVDVQADAPYRNSVASLGNLYVHSNSAPGTAVVPNAIATALPGAAASASTATGGVMTPLSSLMQIHMALGPPVISHYNLYRNIELSGSNSPGTSTGTAITAMQQIASQVMPKGVSFEWTGLQLDQIAAGPLTIEIFILSLVFVFFVLSAQYESYIDPLIVLLAVPTALLGALLFINLRHLPIPFLFDPTLSQDVYAQVGYVMLIGLASKSAILIVEFANQQLRDGATIVQAAMRAAQTRLRPILMTSIAFVIAVIPLVFASGAGEAARHSLGTVVFGGMLMSTVLNLGITPVLYVIIKSFELRGQTPGSDGQAHGEISDESPAPASV from the coding sequence GTGACGAAGGTATTCCTCACCAGGCCCGTCCTCGCGGCGGTCTGCTCCCTGCTTATCCTCATCTCGGGCCTCGTCGTGCTGCCGGCGATGGCGGTCTCGCAGTATCCGCAGATCGCGCCGCCGGTCGTCACGATCACCGCCGTCTACACGGGCGCCAGCCCGCAGGCGGTCGAGGCTCAGGTGACGACGCCGCTCGAACAGGCGGTCAACACCGTTCAGGGGCTGCGTTATCTCAGCTCGACGAGCGCCCAGGGGCTCTCGACGATCACCTGCACGTTCAATCTCGGGGTCAATCTCGACATCGCGGCCGCCGACGTGCAGAACTCCGTTCAATCCTCGCTCGGTCAGCTTCCGGCGACGGTCCAACAGGTCGGCATTCAGGTCGCGAAAAGCTCGAACAACTGGGTGCTCGGCGTCTCGCTGACCTCCGATCGCAAGAGCCTCGACACGCTGACGATGAGCAACTACGCGCAGCTCAACGTCAGCAACAACCTCAGCCGCGTCCCCGGCGTCTCGCAGGTCATCATCTTCGGCCAGCGCCAGTACGCGATGCGCGTCTGGCTCAATCCGATCAAGCTGCAGCAGCAGGGCCTCGACGCTACCGACGTCGTCACCGCGCTGCAGGAGCAGAACGCGGCCGTCGCGGCCGGAAGCATCGGCGCGCCGCCGTCGCCGAAGAATCAGCCCTACACCTATACGGTCAACGCGCTGACGCAGCTCTCGGATCCGAAAGAGTTCGCGAATATCATCCTGCGGGCGAATCCGAACGGTGGGTACGTCAAGCTCGGCGACGTCGCGCGAATCGAGCTCGGCGCCCAGAGCTACACGACCGACCTGCGCTTCGACGGAAGCGATCGCGTCGTCGGATTGGGCGTCCAGCAGTATCCCAACGCGAACGCCATCGACGTCGCGCGGCGCGTCGTGGACGAGATGAACCAGCTCGCGCCGCAGTTCCCGACGGGCATGCATTGGACGGTCGCCTTCGACGTCACGACCTACGTCAACGAATCCATCAAGGAAGTCGTCCTAACGCTGTTGCTCTCGATCGCGCTCGTCATCGGCGTCATCTACCTCTTCTTGCAGCATCCAAAATCCACGCTCATTCCGGCGGCGACGATCCCGGTCTCGCTCATCGGCACCTTCTTCGTGATGCAGATGTTCGGCTTCACGATCAACACGATCACGCTCTTCGGCTTGACGCTGGCGACCGGTCTCGTCGTAGACGACGCCATCGTCGTGATTGAGAACATCGCCCGTCACATGGAGATGAACAAGGGCAAGCAGAGCGGCATCGCGAGCGCCGCCGAGGCGATGCGCGAGATTCAGAGCGCCGTCGTGGCGTCGTCGCTCGTGCTGCTCGCCGTCTTCATCCCCGTCGGATTCCTTCCGGGCACGACGGGGCAGATCTACAAGCAGTTCGCGCTGACGATCGCGGCTTCGATCACGATCTCGCTCTTTCAGGCGCTCACGCTCGCGCCGGTGCTCTCGGCGCGGCTGCTCTCCGGCGAGTACGAATCGAAGGCGCGCTTCTTCCGGGCTTTCAACGAGGGGTTCAAGCGCTTCCGCGACTGGTACGGTCGCGAGTTGCCGCAGATGTTCCGCAACCGCTGGCCGATCGCCGCGGTCTTCGCCGGCGCTCTGCTGCTGACGATCTTTCTCGCCGGAAAGACGCCGCAAGGCTTCCTGCCCGACGAGGATCTCGGTTACTTCATCGTTCTCGTGCAAACGCCCGAGGGAACGTCGCTCGACGGCGAGCAGCGGATCGCGAAGAAAGCAGAGGCGATCATTCGCGCGCAGCCGGAGATCAAGCATCTCTTCGATATCGGCGGCTTCGGCTTCTCGGGCTCGGCGCCGAACCGCGGCATCATGTTCGCGCTGCTCAACCCGTGGGGAGAGCGCACGACGCCGCCGTGGTGTCAACTGATCTTCCTCTTCGCCCATCCCGACGCGTGCACTCCGCACTCCGCGTTCGCGGTCGAGCAGCGCTTAAACTACGCCTTCTACACGCAGGTTCCCGAGGCGCAGATCTTCGCGTTCAATCCGCCCGCGATCAACGGGGTCGGCAACTTCGGCGGCTTCCAGTTCGAGCTCGAAGACCGGGGCAACGTCGGTCTCGACAATCTAATGAACACCGCGTATGCGATCATGGGCGCCGCGGCAAAGGATCCGCGCCTGCAGAACGTCTTCACGCAGTTCCGCATCAACTCGCCGCAGATCGAATCCACGATCGACCGGGACAAGGCGAAGTCCATCGGCGTCTCGCTGCAAGACATCTTCACGACGATGGAGGTAGACCTCGGCTCCCTCTACGTGAACAACTTCACCTATCTGAACCGATCGTGGCAGGTCGACGTGCAGGCGGACGCGCCCTACCGAAACAGCGTCGCATCGCTCGGCAACCTCTACGTGCACTCGAACTCCGCGCCCGGCACGGCGGTCGTGCCGAACGCGATCGCGACGGCGTTGCCGGGCGCCGCGGCGAGCGCCTCGACCGCGACCGGCGGCGTGATGACCCCGCTCTCGTCGCTGATGCAGATCCACATGGCGCTCGGCCCGCCGGTCATCTCGCACTACAATCTCTACCGCAACATCGAGCTGAGCGGCTCCAACTCGCCGGGCACGAGCACCGGCACCGCGATCACCGCGATGCAGCAGATCGCCTCGCAGGTGATGCCGAAGGGCGTCTCGTTCGAATGGACGGGCTTGCAGCTCGATCAGATCGCGGCCGGACCGCTGACGATCGAGATCTTCATCCTCTCGCTCGTCTTCGTCTTCTTCGTGCTCTCGGCGCAGTACGAGAGCTACATCGATCCGCTCATCGTGCTGCTCGCGGTGCCGACCGCGCTGCTCGGCGCGCTGCTCTTCATCAACCTTCGCCACCTCCCGATTCCGTTTCTCTTCGATCCGACGCTATCGCAGGACGTCTACGCGCAGGTGGGTTACGTCATGCTCATCGGCTTGGCGAGCAAGAGCGCGATTCTGATCGTCGAATTCGCAAACCAGCAGCTGCGCGACGGCGCGACGATCGTGCAGGCGGCGATGCGCGCGGCGCAGACCCGCTTGCGTCCGATCCTCATGACGTCCATCGCATTCGTGATCGCGGTCATCCCGCTCGTCTTTGCCTCGGGCGCCGGCGAAGCGGCGCGTCACTCGCTTGGCACGGTCGTCTTCGGCGGCATGCTGATGTCCACGGTGCTCAATCTCGGTATCACGCCGGTGCTCTACGTCATCATCAAGTCGTTCGAGCTGCGCGGGCAGACGCCGGGCAGCGACGGTCAAGCGCACGGAGAGATTAGCGACGAATCGCCGGCGCCGGCGAGCGTGTAG